From Oncorhynchus tshawytscha isolate Ot180627B linkage group LG11, Otsh_v2.0, whole genome shotgun sequence, the proteins below share one genomic window:
- the LOC112261650 gene encoding phospholipid-transporting ATPase VD isoform X2, translated as MEQIHWVRHRWQQLVAAESGQGRYSAPDAVPTKSSPKLHNAQLTGKRRTVIARHGPYQHEYDSVSKGCQGNGIRTTKYSLLSFIPMNLFQQFHRKQQTYVDQRWQDVRVGDFVRLSCNEIIPADMLLLYSSDLHGVCYIETANLDGETNLKQRQVVRDLPQGSELTPENFHSRIECENPNNDLSRFRGYMEHPSNARVGLHNDNLLLRSCTIRNTETIIGIVVYAGHETKAMKNNSGPRYKRSKLERRMNMDILWSVVLLVIMCLTAAIGHGLWLRNLEEASFLIPDTTSPALAGFYLFWTMIIVLQVLIPVSLYVSIEIVKLGQIFFIQNDVDFYNEYLDSRIQCRALNITEDLGQIQYVFSDKTGTLTENKMVFRRCTIAGVEYPHEENARRLEVYKQEEDEAMGRSHTLKSRASAKSLSCKSLSCNRSSVSLHTLTGHSEGEGEETPSPTLPRHSAFSSPMEKDVVPDPFLVQKLNCLSSPLFLLMDASMELTYIVDFFMALAICNTVVVSSPNQPRHVVQVPEVSRTPLKSLEDIKMLFQRFSLPRFSTLSPPHTTESTRSFTGRLFARGKPATFTPSPSPIPTKRGTDPDGEPNFEASVLIIKPGLDGPPGEDGDQGDEEGEHGSWKGEEDKIVQLNPGAWSGLENSNGAQDPPGELGADELIYEAESPDEAALVHAARAYHCTLRGHSLERLLVELPGMGSLAVHLLHILPFDSTRKRMSVVVRHPLTKQVVVYTKGADSVIMDLAESPKGAEQSESRQGHIREQTQKHLDNYAREGLRTLCIAKRVLEEEEYEVWLKRHAFAETSIENREELLLESAQRLETNLTLLGATGIVDRLQEEVPETIEALQRAGVKVWVLTGDKQETAINIACACKLLRSTDHLLTANCGSKEACKALLLELRAEMECGEAAEGTSGFTLVVDGRTLEFALQEDLKGDFLELSRCCRAVICCRSTPLQKSQVVRLVQDQLQVMTLAIGDGANDVSMIQVADVGIGISGQEGMQAVMSSDFAISRFKHLRKLLLVHGHWCYTRLANMILYFFYKNVMYVNLLFWYQFFCGFSGSVMTNSWVLIFFNLLFTSVPPLLYGILDKDVSADTLIKLPELYKSGQNSKAYLTSTFWLTMLDAIYQSLVCFFVPYFAYAGSDADMLSFGSPINASSLLIILLHQVIESRTLTWLHALLLMGSALFYFSFTLVFSVVCVTCSPPNNPLGVDKLQMSQPLFYGVCALTTMLALLPRFLFQALHNSICPSDTVKAALMDKLNPDDYCKRMQRWNQTQAQSKTRSLVINVEDSDIKVPDPDFRLPSELKEGSATTGSLLS; from the exons GAAACAGCAGACTTATGTGGACCAGCGTTGGCAGGACGTCCGCGTGGGCGACTTTGTCCGTCTGTCCTGTAACGAGATCATCCCTGCAGACATGCTGCTGCTGTACTCCTCTGACCTCCACGGCGTCTGCTACATCGAGACGGCCAACCTGGACGGGGAGACCAACCTCAAACAGAGacaggtggtcagagacctgccaCAA GGTTCCGAGTTGACTCCAGAGAACTTCCACAGTCGCATTGAATGCGAGAACCCCAACAACGACCTCAGCCGGTTTCGAGGTTACAT GGAGCACCCCAGTAATGCTCGTGTGGGCTTACACAACGACAACCTCCTCCTGAGAAGCTGCACCATCCGCAACACAGAGACCATCATAGGCATCGTGGTCTATGCAG GTCACGAGACCAAAGCCATGAAGAACAACAGTGGGCCGCGGTATAAACGCAGTAAACTGGAGCGCAGGATGAACATGGACATACTGtggagtgttgtcctgctggtcATCATGTGTCTGACCGCAGCTATAG GCCATGGTCTCTGGCTCAGGAACCTGGAAGAAGCTTCCTTTCTGATCCCTGACACCACATCTCCTGCCCTGGCTGGCTTTTACCTGTTCTGGACCATGATCATAGTACTACAG GTGctcatccctgtctccctgtacgTGTCCATCGAGATTGTCAAACTGGGTCAAATCTTCTTCATCCAGAACGACGTGGACTTCTACAATGAGTACCTGGACTCCAGGATCCAGTGTCGAGCCCTGAACATCACAGAGGACCTAGGTCAGATCCAGTATGTGTTCTCAGACAAGACTGGCACACTGACGGAGAACAAGATGGTGTTCCGGCGTTGCACCATTGCTGGGGTGGAGTACCCACACGAGGAAAATG CGCGGAGGCTTGAAGTGTACAAGCAGGAGGAGGACGAGGCGATGGGCCGCTCCCACACGCTCAAGTCACGTGCCAGCGCCAAGTCCCTGAGCTGCAAGTCGCTCAGCTGCAACCGCAGCTCCGTGTCCCTGCACACACTGACAGGCCACTCAGAAGGCGAGGGGGAGGAGACCCCCAGCCCCACCCTGCCCCGACATAGCGCCTTCAGTAGCCCTATG GAGAAGGATGTAGTCCCGGACCCTTTCCTGGTGCAGAAGCTGAACTGTCTGTCCTCCCCGCTCTTCCTTTTGATGGACGCCAGTATGGAGCTCACCTACATCGTGGACTTCTTCATGGCTCTGGCCATCTGCAACACGGTGGTGGTGTCCTCACCCAACCAACCCCGCCATGTG GTCCAGGTGCCTGAGGTCTCCCGTACCCCCCTTAAATCCCTGGAGGACATCAAGATGCTGttccagcgtttcagcctcccccgcttctccacactctctcctccACACACTACAGAGAGTACTCGCAGCTTCACCGGCAGGCTCTTCGCCAGGGGCAAGCCAGCCACCTTCACCCCCAGCCCTTCCCCTATCCCCACCAAGAGGGGTACAGATCCAGACGGGGAGCCTAACTTTGAGGCCTCCGTCCTGATTATCAAACCAGGGCTGGATGGACCCCCTGGAGAGGATGGGGACCaaggggatgaggagggagaacaTGGCTCTTGGAAAGGCGAAGAGGACAAGATTGTACAACTCAACCCAGGGGCCTGGAGCGGGCTGGAGAACTCTAATGGAGCCCAAGACCCTCCCGGTGAACTTGGGGCAGACGAACTGATCTATGAGGCGGAGAGCCCAGACGAGGCGGCACTGGTCCACGCGGCAAGGGCCTACCACTGCACCCTGCGGGGACACTCGCTGGAGCGCCTTCTGGTGGAGCTGCCGGGGATGGGCAGCCTGGCCGTGCACCTGCTCCACATCCTGCCATTCGACTCCACCCGCAAGAGGATGTCTGTGGTGGTCCGCCACCCACTCACCAAGCAGGTGGTGGTCTACACCAAGGGCGCAGACTCCGTCATCATGGACCTGGCAGAGTCACCTAAAGGTGCTGAGCAGTCAGAGAGCAGGCAGGGTCACATCAGAGAACAAACCCAGAAACACCTAGACAACTACGCCAGGGAAGGCCTTCGCACCCTCTGCATCGCTAAAAGG gttttggaggaggaggagtatgagGTTTGGTTGAAGCGTCATGCGTTTGCGGAGACCAgtatagagaacagagaggagcttCTACTGGAGTCTGCACAAAGACTGGAGACCAACCTGACTCTACTGG GGGCAACAGGGATAGTGGATAGACTCCAGGAAGAGGTCCCAGAGACCATCGAGGCACTACAGAGAGCAGGGGTCAAAGTATGGGTCCTCACTGGGGACAAACAAGAGACTGCCATAAACATTGCCTGTGCCTGCAAACTACTCAGGTCCACAGACCACCTGCTGACTGCTAATTGTGGTAGCAAG GAGGCGTGCAAGGCCTTGTTGTTGGAGCTGCGGGCGGAAATGGAGTGCGGAGAGGCAGCTGAGGGTACGTCGGGCTTCACCCTGGTTGTAGACGGGCGTACGCTGGAGTTTGCCCTGCAGGAGGACCTGAAAGGGGACTTCCTGGAGCTGAGCCGGTGCTGCAGGGCCGTGATCTGCTGCCGCTCCACCCCCCTGCAGAAGAGCCAGGTGGTACGGCTGGTACAGGACCAGCTCCAAGTCATGACCCTCGCCATAG GTGATGGAGCCAATGATGTCAGTATGATCCAGGTAGCAGATGTTGGCATTGGGATATCTGGCCAGGAGGGCATGCAGGCTGTGATGTCCAGTGACTTTGCCATCTCCAGGTTTAAACACCTCCGCAAGCTGCTGTTGGTCCATGGACACTGGTGCTACACACGCCTGGCAAACATGATTCTCTACTTCTTCTACAAGAATGTG aTGTATGTTAACCTGCTGTTCTGGTACCAGTTCTTCTGTGGATTCTCGGGGAGTGTTATGACCAACTCCTGGGTGCTCATCTTCTTCAACCTCCTCTTCACCTCTGTCCCTCCCCTTCTCTACGGGATCCTGGACAAAGACGTGTCTGCAGACACCCTCATTAAGTTACCGGAGCTCTACAAATCTGGACAGAATTCCAAG GCCTACCTCACTTCTACCTTTTGGCTGACAATGCTGGACGCTATTTACCAAAGCCTTGTCTGTTTCTTTGTTCCTTACTTT GCATACGCAGGGTCGGATGCAGACATGCTCTCCTTTGGTTCTCCCATCAATGCCTCGTCCCTCCTCATTATCCTACTGCACCAGGTCATCGAGAGCCGCACACTG ACATGGCTACATGCATTATTGCTGATGGGTAGTGCTCTCTTCTACTTCTCTTTCACCCTGGTcttcagtgtggtgtgtgtgacgtgtAGCCCCCCCAACAATCCCCTTGGTGTGGACAAGCTACAGATGTCCCAACCACTCTTCTACGGAGTGTGTGCCCTCACCACCATGCTGGCACTGCTACCAAG ATTCCTGTTCCAGGCCCTGCACAACAGCATTTGCCCCTCTGACACAGTGAAGGCTGCTCTGATGGACAAGCTCAATCCAGATGACTACTGTAAAAGGATGCAGCGCTGGAACCAGACCCAGGCCCAGAGTAAAACCAGAAGTCTCGTCATCAACGTGGAAGACTCAGACATCAAGGTCCCTGACCCTGACTTCAGACTCCCTTCAGAGCTGAAGGAAGGCAGTGCTACCACTGGCTCTTTGCTCTCCTGA
- the LOC112261650 gene encoding phospholipid-transporting ATPase VD isoform X1 has product MEQIHWVRHRWQQLVAAESGQGRYSAPDAVPTKSSPKLHNAQLTGKRRTVIARHGPYQHEYDSVSKGCQGNGIRTTKYSLLSFIPMNLFQQFHRVANLYFLFLVMLNWVPVVEAFQKEITMIPLVVVLIVIAIKDALEDYRRYCFDQKVNNNVATVYSGKQQTYVDQRWQDVRVGDFVRLSCNEIIPADMLLLYSSDLHGVCYIETANLDGETNLKQRQVVRDLPQGSELTPENFHSRIECENPNNDLSRFRGYMEHPSNARVGLHNDNLLLRSCTIRNTETIIGIVVYAGHETKAMKNNSGPRYKRSKLERRMNMDILWSVVLLVIMCLTAAIGHGLWLRNLEEASFLIPDTTSPALAGFYLFWTMIIVLQVLIPVSLYVSIEIVKLGQIFFIQNDVDFYNEYLDSRIQCRALNITEDLGQIQYVFSDKTGTLTENKMVFRRCTIAGVEYPHEENARRLEVYKQEEDEAMGRSHTLKSRASAKSLSCKSLSCNRSSVSLHTLTGHSEGEGEETPSPTLPRHSAFSSPMEKDVVPDPFLVQKLNCLSSPLFLLMDASMELTYIVDFFMALAICNTVVVSSPNQPRHVVQVPEVSRTPLKSLEDIKMLFQRFSLPRFSTLSPPHTTESTRSFTGRLFARGKPATFTPSPSPIPTKRGTDPDGEPNFEASVLIIKPGLDGPPGEDGDQGDEEGEHGSWKGEEDKIVQLNPGAWSGLENSNGAQDPPGELGADELIYEAESPDEAALVHAARAYHCTLRGHSLERLLVELPGMGSLAVHLLHILPFDSTRKRMSVVVRHPLTKQVVVYTKGADSVIMDLAESPKGAEQSESRQGHIREQTQKHLDNYAREGLRTLCIAKRVLEEEEYEVWLKRHAFAETSIENREELLLESAQRLETNLTLLGATGIVDRLQEEVPETIEALQRAGVKVWVLTGDKQETAINIACACKLLRSTDHLLTANCGSKEACKALLLELRAEMECGEAAEGTSGFTLVVDGRTLEFALQEDLKGDFLELSRCCRAVICCRSTPLQKSQVVRLVQDQLQVMTLAIGDGANDVSMIQVADVGIGISGQEGMQAVMSSDFAISRFKHLRKLLLVHGHWCYTRLANMILYFFYKNVMYVNLLFWYQFFCGFSGSVMTNSWVLIFFNLLFTSVPPLLYGILDKDVSADTLIKLPELYKSGQNSKAYLTSTFWLTMLDAIYQSLVCFFVPYFAYAGSDADMLSFGSPINASSLLIILLHQVIESRTLTWLHALLLMGSALFYFSFTLVFSVVCVTCSPPNNPLGVDKLQMSQPLFYGVCALTTMLALLPRFLFQALHNSICPSDTVKAALMDKLNPDDYCKRMQRWNQTQAQSKTRSLVINVEDSDIKVPDPDFRLPSELKEGSATTGSLLS; this is encoded by the exons GGTGGCCAACCTATATTTCCTGTTCCTGGTGATGCTGAACTGGGTCCCGGTGGTGGAGGCCTTTCAGAAGGAGATCACCATGATTCCCCTAGTAGTGGTGCTCATCGTCATCGCCATCAAGGATGCCCTGGAGGACTACCGCCGCTACTGTTTTGACCAGAAGGTCAACAACAACGTCGCCACAGTATACAGCGG GAAACAGCAGACTTATGTGGACCAGCGTTGGCAGGACGTCCGCGTGGGCGACTTTGTCCGTCTGTCCTGTAACGAGATCATCCCTGCAGACATGCTGCTGCTGTACTCCTCTGACCTCCACGGCGTCTGCTACATCGAGACGGCCAACCTGGACGGGGAGACCAACCTCAAACAGAGacaggtggtcagagacctgccaCAA GGTTCCGAGTTGACTCCAGAGAACTTCCACAGTCGCATTGAATGCGAGAACCCCAACAACGACCTCAGCCGGTTTCGAGGTTACAT GGAGCACCCCAGTAATGCTCGTGTGGGCTTACACAACGACAACCTCCTCCTGAGAAGCTGCACCATCCGCAACACAGAGACCATCATAGGCATCGTGGTCTATGCAG GTCACGAGACCAAAGCCATGAAGAACAACAGTGGGCCGCGGTATAAACGCAGTAAACTGGAGCGCAGGATGAACATGGACATACTGtggagtgttgtcctgctggtcATCATGTGTCTGACCGCAGCTATAG GCCATGGTCTCTGGCTCAGGAACCTGGAAGAAGCTTCCTTTCTGATCCCTGACACCACATCTCCTGCCCTGGCTGGCTTTTACCTGTTCTGGACCATGATCATAGTACTACAG GTGctcatccctgtctccctgtacgTGTCCATCGAGATTGTCAAACTGGGTCAAATCTTCTTCATCCAGAACGACGTGGACTTCTACAATGAGTACCTGGACTCCAGGATCCAGTGTCGAGCCCTGAACATCACAGAGGACCTAGGTCAGATCCAGTATGTGTTCTCAGACAAGACTGGCACACTGACGGAGAACAAGATGGTGTTCCGGCGTTGCACCATTGCTGGGGTGGAGTACCCACACGAGGAAAATG CGCGGAGGCTTGAAGTGTACAAGCAGGAGGAGGACGAGGCGATGGGCCGCTCCCACACGCTCAAGTCACGTGCCAGCGCCAAGTCCCTGAGCTGCAAGTCGCTCAGCTGCAACCGCAGCTCCGTGTCCCTGCACACACTGACAGGCCACTCAGAAGGCGAGGGGGAGGAGACCCCCAGCCCCACCCTGCCCCGACATAGCGCCTTCAGTAGCCCTATG GAGAAGGATGTAGTCCCGGACCCTTTCCTGGTGCAGAAGCTGAACTGTCTGTCCTCCCCGCTCTTCCTTTTGATGGACGCCAGTATGGAGCTCACCTACATCGTGGACTTCTTCATGGCTCTGGCCATCTGCAACACGGTGGTGGTGTCCTCACCCAACCAACCCCGCCATGTG GTCCAGGTGCCTGAGGTCTCCCGTACCCCCCTTAAATCCCTGGAGGACATCAAGATGCTGttccagcgtttcagcctcccccgcttctccacactctctcctccACACACTACAGAGAGTACTCGCAGCTTCACCGGCAGGCTCTTCGCCAGGGGCAAGCCAGCCACCTTCACCCCCAGCCCTTCCCCTATCCCCACCAAGAGGGGTACAGATCCAGACGGGGAGCCTAACTTTGAGGCCTCCGTCCTGATTATCAAACCAGGGCTGGATGGACCCCCTGGAGAGGATGGGGACCaaggggatgaggagggagaacaTGGCTCTTGGAAAGGCGAAGAGGACAAGATTGTACAACTCAACCCAGGGGCCTGGAGCGGGCTGGAGAACTCTAATGGAGCCCAAGACCCTCCCGGTGAACTTGGGGCAGACGAACTGATCTATGAGGCGGAGAGCCCAGACGAGGCGGCACTGGTCCACGCGGCAAGGGCCTACCACTGCACCCTGCGGGGACACTCGCTGGAGCGCCTTCTGGTGGAGCTGCCGGGGATGGGCAGCCTGGCCGTGCACCTGCTCCACATCCTGCCATTCGACTCCACCCGCAAGAGGATGTCTGTGGTGGTCCGCCACCCACTCACCAAGCAGGTGGTGGTCTACACCAAGGGCGCAGACTCCGTCATCATGGACCTGGCAGAGTCACCTAAAGGTGCTGAGCAGTCAGAGAGCAGGCAGGGTCACATCAGAGAACAAACCCAGAAACACCTAGACAACTACGCCAGGGAAGGCCTTCGCACCCTCTGCATCGCTAAAAGG gttttggaggaggaggagtatgagGTTTGGTTGAAGCGTCATGCGTTTGCGGAGACCAgtatagagaacagagaggagcttCTACTGGAGTCTGCACAAAGACTGGAGACCAACCTGACTCTACTGG GGGCAACAGGGATAGTGGATAGACTCCAGGAAGAGGTCCCAGAGACCATCGAGGCACTACAGAGAGCAGGGGTCAAAGTATGGGTCCTCACTGGGGACAAACAAGAGACTGCCATAAACATTGCCTGTGCCTGCAAACTACTCAGGTCCACAGACCACCTGCTGACTGCTAATTGTGGTAGCAAG GAGGCGTGCAAGGCCTTGTTGTTGGAGCTGCGGGCGGAAATGGAGTGCGGAGAGGCAGCTGAGGGTACGTCGGGCTTCACCCTGGTTGTAGACGGGCGTACGCTGGAGTTTGCCCTGCAGGAGGACCTGAAAGGGGACTTCCTGGAGCTGAGCCGGTGCTGCAGGGCCGTGATCTGCTGCCGCTCCACCCCCCTGCAGAAGAGCCAGGTGGTACGGCTGGTACAGGACCAGCTCCAAGTCATGACCCTCGCCATAG GTGATGGAGCCAATGATGTCAGTATGATCCAGGTAGCAGATGTTGGCATTGGGATATCTGGCCAGGAGGGCATGCAGGCTGTGATGTCCAGTGACTTTGCCATCTCCAGGTTTAAACACCTCCGCAAGCTGCTGTTGGTCCATGGACACTGGTGCTACACACGCCTGGCAAACATGATTCTCTACTTCTTCTACAAGAATGTG aTGTATGTTAACCTGCTGTTCTGGTACCAGTTCTTCTGTGGATTCTCGGGGAGTGTTATGACCAACTCCTGGGTGCTCATCTTCTTCAACCTCCTCTTCACCTCTGTCCCTCCCCTTCTCTACGGGATCCTGGACAAAGACGTGTCTGCAGACACCCTCATTAAGTTACCGGAGCTCTACAAATCTGGACAGAATTCCAAG GCCTACCTCACTTCTACCTTTTGGCTGACAATGCTGGACGCTATTTACCAAAGCCTTGTCTGTTTCTTTGTTCCTTACTTT GCATACGCAGGGTCGGATGCAGACATGCTCTCCTTTGGTTCTCCCATCAATGCCTCGTCCCTCCTCATTATCCTACTGCACCAGGTCATCGAGAGCCGCACACTG ACATGGCTACATGCATTATTGCTGATGGGTAGTGCTCTCTTCTACTTCTCTTTCACCCTGGTcttcagtgtggtgtgtgtgacgtgtAGCCCCCCCAACAATCCCCTTGGTGTGGACAAGCTACAGATGTCCCAACCACTCTTCTACGGAGTGTGTGCCCTCACCACCATGCTGGCACTGCTACCAAG ATTCCTGTTCCAGGCCCTGCACAACAGCATTTGCCCCTCTGACACAGTGAAGGCTGCTCTGATGGACAAGCTCAATCCAGATGACTACTGTAAAAGGATGCAGCGCTGGAACCAGACCCAGGCCCAGAGTAAAACCAGAAGTCTCGTCATCAACGTGGAAGACTCAGACATCAAGGTCCCTGACCCTGACTTCAGACTCCCTTCAGAGCTGAAGGAAGGCAGTGCTACCACTGGCTCTTTGCTCTCCTGA